One Ricinus communis isolate WT05 ecotype wild-type chromosome 1, ASM1957865v1, whole genome shotgun sequence DNA window includes the following coding sequences:
- the LOC8286714 gene encoding putative phosphatidylinositol 4-phosphate 5-kinase 11 isoform X2, which translates to MAESSEKFRPVASKDFQYKRIQYHLEESTYLGPGKVTELEWKDYCPEIFRHIQQHDKINHADYTMLLCAKDILKEVSSPGKPGRVIILPTNNKFVIKTLRKSEMKVILNTLQKYHRHLMRNQSTLLLRLYGLHSVKQFGGLKVYFIVFGNPILLDMNIYCVYHLKGSSRGRKVQKMRVDEYTIHKDSDFDYCFYLNPLVREKLLEQIKIDCDYLEEEGIMEYSLLIGLAMQTSYTGTIDSRSLYSKNTDSTTSSSPTASIDSETISSHSSQEFEDTQLSFADACQEPDSNIYKFGRGLPARAVRANTTEVGEQEPESFNVMLYFGIVDFYQKFNVAKRIEHIYKSIQYDSKSISAVKPQEYSSRFRYFLEQTFLAEDSVDFGICNWKTDLPCQNL; encoded by the exons ATGGCGGAGTCAAGCGAGAAGTTTAGACCAGTTGCATCCAAAGATTTTCAATATAAAAGGATACAGTATCATCTTGAGGAATCTACTTATCTCGGCCCAGGCAAAGTTACCGAGTTAGAATGGAAAGATTATTGTCCTGAAATTTTCAG ACACATACAACAGCATGACAAGATAAATCATGCTGATTACACCATGTTGCTGTGTGCAAAGGACATCTTAAAGGAGGTCTCTTCACCGGGAAAACCGGGTCGGGTGATTATTTTGCCAACCAATAATAAATTTGTGATAAAAACCCTGCGAAAATCTGAAATGAAG GTTATCCTAAATACTCTTCAAAAGTACCATCGCCATCTGATGAGGAATCAATCCACACTATTGCTCAGATTGTATGGACTTCATTCTGTTAAACAGTTCGGAGGTCTAAAG GTTTACTTCATTGTTTTTGGCAATCCAATTCTGCTTGATATGAACATCTATTGCGTTTATCATCTCAAAGGCTCGTCAAGAGGACGAAAGGTTCAAAAAATGAGAGTCGATGAGTATACCATACACAAGGATTCAGATTTTGATTATTGTTTTTACCTAAATCCATTGGTTAGAGAAAAACTCTTAGA GCAAATCAAGATTGATTGTGATTACTTAGAGGAAGAGGGCATAATGGAATACAGTCTTCTGATAGGTTTAGCTATGCAAACTTCGTATACAG GTACAATTGATAGCAGAAGTCTTTACAGCAAGAACACAGACTCCACTACATCTTCTTCTCCCACAGCTTCAATTGATAGCGAAACTATCTCCAGTCATTCTTCACAGGAGTTTGAGGATACTCAATTGAGTTTTGCTGATGCTTGCCAAGAGCCTGATAG TAACATATACAAATTCGGCAGAGGGTTGCCAGCACGTGCAGTCCGAGCAAATACGACAGAAGTAGGAGAACAAGAACCGGAGAGCTTCAATGTGATGTTATATTTCGGAATAGTCGATTTCTATCAGAAGTTCAATGTGGCCAAGCGCATTGAGCACATTTACAAGTCAATACAATACGATTCAAAGTCGATCTCTGCTGTAAAGCCACAAGAATATTCATCTCGCTTCCGATATTTCCTTGAACAAACCTTTCTAGCAGAAGACTCTGTGGATTTTGGAATTTGCAACTG GAAGACTGATCTACCCTGCCAAAATCTGTGA
- the LOC8286713 gene encoding F-box/kelch-repeat protein At3g61590 isoform X1, with product MAHHYVNLVVHCLLIMEGETSWISDCFDDVARDIGEFDSFSELSDEGNKEVNTISVDLILPDDLLERILAYLPIASIFRAGSVCKRWREIVSSRRFLWNFSRVLPQKPWYFMFTSSDEPVGYAYDPILRKWYGINLPCIETSNLFIASSCGLVCFMDKDSRSALYVSNPITKFCKKLEEPPGLKIADYSALAISVNRTSHGYTISVVKSKQVPGNFFQWDLCIYTYDSETRMWLTSWTEVLTGWRSGDESVICDGVLYVLIYSTGGGTPENRHGLITYNLSSRSSHGLLIRSFIRVPCPLTCGRLMNLKEKLVMVGGIGKHDRPDIIKGIGIWVLNGKEWQEIARMPHKFFQGFGEFDDVFASSGTDDLIYIQSYGAPALLVFNTKQKQWKWSQKCPVTKRFPLQLFTGFCFEPRLEIEP from the exons ATGGCGCATCATTATGTAAA TCTTGTTGTTCATTGCCTCCTCATCATGGAGGGAGAGACATCATGGATCAGTGATTGCTTTGATGATGTGGCAAGAGACATTGGTGAATTTGATTCATTCTCAGAGCTTAGTGATGAAGGCAATAAAGAAGTTAATACCATTTCTGTGGATTTAATTTTACCTGATGATCTGTTAGAACGGATTTTAGCTTATCTTCCCATTGCCAGCATCTTCAGAGCAGGTTCTGTGTGTAAGAGATGGCGTGAGATTGTTAGTTCAAGGAGGTTTTTATGGAACTTCTCACGTGTCCTGCCACAAAAACCCTGGTATTTTATGTTTACAAGCTCAGATGAACCTGTTGGCTATGCCTATGATCCAATCCTTCGAAAGTGGTATGGCATCAATCTCCCATGCATCGAGACATCCAATTTGTTTATTGCTTCATCTTGTGGTTTGGTTTGTTTCATGGACAAGGACAGCAGAAGTGCATTATATGTCAGCAACCCTATCACCAAATTCTGCAAGAAGCTTGAGGAGCCTCCGGGTTTAAAAATTGCTGATTACAGTGCACTAGCAATTTCTGTTAACAGAACTTCACATGGATATACTATTTCAGTTGTGAAGTCTAAGCAAGTTCCAGGAAATTTTTTCCAATGGGATCTCTGTATCTATACTTATGATTCTGAAACAAGGATGTGGTTGACATCTTGGACTGAAGTTCTGACAGGCTGGAGAAGCGGCGATGAGAGCGTGATCTGTGATGGGGTTTTGTATGTTTTGATTTACTCAACTGGTGGTGGCACACCAGAGAATCGGCATGGTCTAATTACATATAATCTCTCTAGCAGATCTTCTCATGGTTTATTGATAAGGAGTTTCATTCGAGTACCTTGTCCTCTCACTTGTGGGCGTCTGATGAATTTAAAGGAAAAGCTGGTCATGGTGGGAGGAATTGGTAAACATGACCGGCCTGACATAATTAAGGGTATTGGTATTTGGGTTCTAAATGGTAAGGAATGGCAAGAGATTGCTCGCATGCCACACAAGTTTTTTCAGGGATTTGGGGAGTTTGATGATGTTTTTGCTAGCAGCGGCACAGATgatcttatatatatacagagCTATGGAGCTCCAGCTCTTCTTGTTTTTAACACGAAGCAGAAACAGTGGAAGTGGTCACAGAAATGTCCAGTGACAAAGAGGTTCCCACTTCAGCTCTTTACTGGTTTTTGCTTTGAACCTAGGCTTGAGATTGAGccataa
- the LOC8286713 gene encoding F-box/kelch-repeat protein At3g61590 isoform X2 encodes MEGETSWISDCFDDVARDIGEFDSFSELSDEGNKEVNTISVDLILPDDLLERILAYLPIASIFRAGSVCKRWREIVSSRRFLWNFSRVLPQKPWYFMFTSSDEPVGYAYDPILRKWYGINLPCIETSNLFIASSCGLVCFMDKDSRSALYVSNPITKFCKKLEEPPGLKIADYSALAISVNRTSHGYTISVVKSKQVPGNFFQWDLCIYTYDSETRMWLTSWTEVLTGWRSGDESVICDGVLYVLIYSTGGGTPENRHGLITYNLSSRSSHGLLIRSFIRVPCPLTCGRLMNLKEKLVMVGGIGKHDRPDIIKGIGIWVLNGKEWQEIARMPHKFFQGFGEFDDVFASSGTDDLIYIQSYGAPALLVFNTKQKQWKWSQKCPVTKRFPLQLFTGFCFEPRLEIEP; translated from the coding sequence ATGGAGGGAGAGACATCATGGATCAGTGATTGCTTTGATGATGTGGCAAGAGACATTGGTGAATTTGATTCATTCTCAGAGCTTAGTGATGAAGGCAATAAAGAAGTTAATACCATTTCTGTGGATTTAATTTTACCTGATGATCTGTTAGAACGGATTTTAGCTTATCTTCCCATTGCCAGCATCTTCAGAGCAGGTTCTGTGTGTAAGAGATGGCGTGAGATTGTTAGTTCAAGGAGGTTTTTATGGAACTTCTCACGTGTCCTGCCACAAAAACCCTGGTATTTTATGTTTACAAGCTCAGATGAACCTGTTGGCTATGCCTATGATCCAATCCTTCGAAAGTGGTATGGCATCAATCTCCCATGCATCGAGACATCCAATTTGTTTATTGCTTCATCTTGTGGTTTGGTTTGTTTCATGGACAAGGACAGCAGAAGTGCATTATATGTCAGCAACCCTATCACCAAATTCTGCAAGAAGCTTGAGGAGCCTCCGGGTTTAAAAATTGCTGATTACAGTGCACTAGCAATTTCTGTTAACAGAACTTCACATGGATATACTATTTCAGTTGTGAAGTCTAAGCAAGTTCCAGGAAATTTTTTCCAATGGGATCTCTGTATCTATACTTATGATTCTGAAACAAGGATGTGGTTGACATCTTGGACTGAAGTTCTGACAGGCTGGAGAAGCGGCGATGAGAGCGTGATCTGTGATGGGGTTTTGTATGTTTTGATTTACTCAACTGGTGGTGGCACACCAGAGAATCGGCATGGTCTAATTACATATAATCTCTCTAGCAGATCTTCTCATGGTTTATTGATAAGGAGTTTCATTCGAGTACCTTGTCCTCTCACTTGTGGGCGTCTGATGAATTTAAAGGAAAAGCTGGTCATGGTGGGAGGAATTGGTAAACATGACCGGCCTGACATAATTAAGGGTATTGGTATTTGGGTTCTAAATGGTAAGGAATGGCAAGAGATTGCTCGCATGCCACACAAGTTTTTTCAGGGATTTGGGGAGTTTGATGATGTTTTTGCTAGCAGCGGCACAGATgatcttatatatatacagagCTATGGAGCTCCAGCTCTTCTTGTTTTTAACACGAAGCAGAAACAGTGGAAGTGGTCACAGAAATGTCCAGTGACAAAGAGGTTCCCACTTCAGCTCTTTACTGGTTTTTGCTTTGAACCTAGGCTTGAGATTGAGccataa
- the LOC8286712 gene encoding uncharacterized protein LOC8286712, whose translation METTKILEINLISAQDLKPPSASLRQMQTYAVVWLDSTAKLRTRIDRVGGENPTWNDKFLFKVTPEILSRETSGVSFEIYAVGCFRDPLIGTVRFLISTIPLPSPIKPTRTPSCIALQIQRPSGRFQGVLNIGAMVIDGSDFATLNGASAIGYRDLMGEKQRRRRRPPRDLKKSVSMEEVGNAENSCGESGDLSSDGADSTTSSSSSAASTALKDWNSVRNLAGNHLRSSSDGGGFFCGLMKQRRLTMCLSAQNLSSFSGSQREN comes from the coding sequence ATGGAAACAACAAAGATTCTTGAGATCAACTTGATCTCAGCCCAAGATTTAAAGCCACCGTCTGCTAGTCTCCGGCAGATGCAAACCTACGCTGTGGTTTGGCTCGACTCCACCGCCAAGCTCCGAACCCGAATTGACCGAGTCGGCGGAGAAAACCCTACCTGGAACGACAAATTCCTCTTCAAAGTCACTCCCGAAATTCTCTCCAGGGAAACTTCCGGTGTTTCTTTTGAAATCTACGCCGTTGGTTGTTTTCGTGATCCGTTAATCGGAACCGTCCGTTTCCTCATCAGTACCATTCCACTTCCTTCCCCAATCAAACCAACGAGAACTCCGTCTTGTATTGCTCTCCAGATTCAGCGTCCTTCTGGAAGGTTCCAAGGGGTTCTTAATATCGGTGCAATGGTGATCGACGGTTCTGATTTCGCGACATTGAATGGGGCGTCAGCTATTGGGTATCGTGATCTTATGGGAGAGAAACAGCGGCGGCGGCGGCGTCCGCCACGTGATTTAAAGAAATCTGTTTCGATGGAAGAGGTTGGGAACGCGGAGAATTCTTGTGGAGAATCTGGGGATCTTTCTTCTGATGGTGCTGATTCTactacttcttcttcttcttctgctgcGTCAACGGCGTTGAAAGATTGGAATTCAGTTAGAAATTTAGCGGGAAATCACTTGAGGTCATCATCCGACGGGGGAGGATTTTTCTGTGGGCTGATGAAACAGAGGAGGCTTACGATGTGTCTGTCTGCACAGAATCTTTCGTCTTTTTCTGGGTCTCAGAGAGAGAATTGA
- the LOC8286714 gene encoding putative phosphatidylinositol 4-phosphate 5-kinase 11 isoform X1 translates to MAESSEKFRPVASKDFQYKRIQYHLEESTYLGPGKVTELEWKDYCPEIFRHIQQHDKINHADYTMLLCAKDILKEVSSPGKPGRVIILPTNNKFVIKTLRKSEMKVILNTLQKYHRHLMRNQSTLLLRLYGLHSVKQFGGLKVYFIVFGNPILLDMNIYCVYHLKGSSRGRKVQKMRVDEYTIHKDSDFDYCFYLNPLVREKLLEQIKIDCDYLEEEGIMEYSLLIGLAMQTSYTGTIDSRSLYSKNTDSTTSSSPTASIDSETISSHSSQEFEDTQLSFADACQEPDSNIYKFGRGLPARAVRANTTEVGEQEPESFNVMLYFGIVDFYQKFNVAKRIEHIYKSIQYDSKSISAVKPQEYSSRFRYFLEQTFLAEDSVDFGICNWYVRPLFSIFHITNYYAFLFLP, encoded by the exons ATGGCGGAGTCAAGCGAGAAGTTTAGACCAGTTGCATCCAAAGATTTTCAATATAAAAGGATACAGTATCATCTTGAGGAATCTACTTATCTCGGCCCAGGCAAAGTTACCGAGTTAGAATGGAAAGATTATTGTCCTGAAATTTTCAG ACACATACAACAGCATGACAAGATAAATCATGCTGATTACACCATGTTGCTGTGTGCAAAGGACATCTTAAAGGAGGTCTCTTCACCGGGAAAACCGGGTCGGGTGATTATTTTGCCAACCAATAATAAATTTGTGATAAAAACCCTGCGAAAATCTGAAATGAAG GTTATCCTAAATACTCTTCAAAAGTACCATCGCCATCTGATGAGGAATCAATCCACACTATTGCTCAGATTGTATGGACTTCATTCTGTTAAACAGTTCGGAGGTCTAAAG GTTTACTTCATTGTTTTTGGCAATCCAATTCTGCTTGATATGAACATCTATTGCGTTTATCATCTCAAAGGCTCGTCAAGAGGACGAAAGGTTCAAAAAATGAGAGTCGATGAGTATACCATACACAAGGATTCAGATTTTGATTATTGTTTTTACCTAAATCCATTGGTTAGAGAAAAACTCTTAGA GCAAATCAAGATTGATTGTGATTACTTAGAGGAAGAGGGCATAATGGAATACAGTCTTCTGATAGGTTTAGCTATGCAAACTTCGTATACAG GTACAATTGATAGCAGAAGTCTTTACAGCAAGAACACAGACTCCACTACATCTTCTTCTCCCACAGCTTCAATTGATAGCGAAACTATCTCCAGTCATTCTTCACAGGAGTTTGAGGATACTCAATTGAGTTTTGCTGATGCTTGCCAAGAGCCTGATAG TAACATATACAAATTCGGCAGAGGGTTGCCAGCACGTGCAGTCCGAGCAAATACGACAGAAGTAGGAGAACAAGAACCGGAGAGCTTCAATGTGATGTTATATTTCGGAATAGTCGATTTCTATCAGAAGTTCAATGTGGCCAAGCGCATTGAGCACATTTACAAGTCAATACAATACGATTCAAAGTCGATCTCTGCTGTAAAGCCACAAGAATATTCATCTCGCTTCCGATATTTCCTTGAACAAACCTTTCTAGCAGAAGACTCTGTGGATTTTGGAATTTGCAACTGGTACGTACGTCCTCTGTTCTCGATTTTTCATATCACCAACTATTACGCATTCTTATTTCTTCCATAA